The proteins below are encoded in one region of Pseudomonas helmanticensis:
- the pobA gene encoding 4-hydroxybenzoate 3-monooxygenase gives MKTLKTQLVIIGAGPSGLLLGQLLHNAGIDTLILERQTPDYVLGRIRAGVLEQGMVELLRQAGVSQRMDAEGLVHGGFDLALDGRQVHIDLQALTGGKTVMIYGQTEVTRDLMAARREAGAATIYQASNVVPHGMKSDEAFVTFEKDGETWRVDCDYIAGCDGFHGVARQSIPPECLKIFERVYPFGWLGILADTPPVHDELVYARHERGFALCSMRSATRTRYYLQVPADENVEDWSDQRFWDELKSRLPAHLAEKLVSGPSIEKSIAPLRSFVVEPMQYGRMFLVGDAAHIVPPTGAKGLNLAASDVSTLFNILLKVYRDGRTDLLEKYSQICLRRVWKAERFSWWMTSMLHRFDDHDDFSQRISASELDYFVSSEAGRKTIAENYVGLPYEAIE, from the coding sequence ATGAAAACCCTGAAAACCCAACTCGTCATCATCGGCGCCGGTCCGTCCGGTTTGCTCCTCGGTCAATTGCTGCACAACGCCGGCATCGACACCCTGATCCTCGAACGTCAGACGCCTGATTATGTCCTCGGCCGCATCCGCGCCGGCGTCCTTGAACAAGGCATGGTAGAGCTGTTGCGTCAGGCCGGCGTGAGTCAGCGGATGGACGCCGAAGGTCTGGTTCACGGAGGCTTCGACCTGGCGCTGGACGGACGTCAGGTGCATATCGATCTGCAGGCGCTGACGGGCGGCAAGACCGTGATGATCTACGGCCAGACAGAAGTCACCCGTGACCTGATGGCCGCTCGTCGGGAGGCGGGAGCCGCGACGATTTACCAGGCGAGCAATGTCGTTCCCCACGGCATGAAAAGCGACGAAGCCTTTGTCACCTTCGAAAAGGACGGTGAAACCTGGCGTGTCGATTGCGATTACATCGCCGGTTGCGACGGTTTCCACGGTGTGGCCCGGCAGTCGATTCCGCCTGAATGTTTGAAGATCTTCGAGCGGGTTTATCCATTTGGCTGGCTGGGCATTCTTGCCGACACACCGCCGGTGCATGACGAATTGGTCTATGCCCGCCATGAGCGCGGTTTCGCTTTGTGCAGCATGCGTTCGGCGACACGCACGCGCTATTACCTGCAAGTGCCGGCCGATGAAAACGTCGAAGACTGGAGCGACCAGCGCTTCTGGGACGAGCTGAAAAGTCGCCTGCCTGCGCATCTCGCGGAGAAACTGGTCAGCGGCCCGTCAATTGAAAAAAGCATCGCGCCGCTGCGCAGTTTTGTCGTCGAGCCAATGCAATACGGGCGGATGTTTCTGGTCGGCGACGCCGCGCATATCGTCCCGCCAACCGGCGCCAAAGGCTTGAACCTCGCCGCCAGCGATGTCAGCACGTTGTTCAATATTCTGCTGAAGGTATACCGCGACGGTCGCACTGATCTGCTCGAGAAGTACTCGCAAATCTGTCTGCGCCGAGTGTGGAAGGCCGAGCGGTTTTCCTGGTGGATGACTTCGATGCTGCATCGTTTCGACGACCACGATGACTTCAGCCAGCGCATCAGCGCCTCGGAACTGGACTACTTTGTCAGTTCAGAAGCGGGACGAAAAACCATTGCAGAAAATTACGTCGGACTTCCTTATGAGGCTATCGAATAG
- a CDS encoding MDR family MFS transporter, which produces MTNLNHPETPKPAIRSVLVALMMAIFLGALDQTIVAVSMPAISAQFKDVSLLAWVISGYMVAMTVAVPIYGKLGDLYGRRKLMLFGMGLFTLASLFCGMAQSMEQLVLARILQGIGAGGMISVSQAIIGDIVPPRERGRYQGYFSSMYAVASVAGPVLGGYMTEYLSWRWVFLINLPLGLGAYWVARRNLRGLPIPQRKPIIDYLGTLLMIIGLTALLLGITQVGQGHAWRSSEVLGLFACAVVVLAVFVWHERRAREPLLPMHLFANRNALLCWCTIFFTSFQAISLIVLMPLRFQSVTGAGADSAALHLLPLAMGLPIGAYFAGRRTSITGRYKPQILTGAMLMPMSILGMAFSPPEATVISGLFMLLCGISSGMQFPTSLVGTQNSVEQRDIGVATSTTNLFRSLGGAVGVALMSALLLALLQDSTFAHLASSSLISEGHSGNVLLDGLNAAPGDAQNALRAELLVTFRHLLWVSAAVSLLGLAAAIAMPNSLLRGREHGAK; this is translated from the coding sequence GTGACCAATCTCAATCACCCCGAAACGCCCAAACCGGCCATTCGCAGCGTTCTCGTTGCTTTGATGATGGCGATCTTTCTGGGTGCTCTCGACCAGACCATCGTCGCGGTGTCGATGCCGGCCATCTCCGCCCAATTCAAGGACGTCAGCTTGCTGGCCTGGGTGATTTCCGGCTACATGGTGGCGATGACCGTGGCCGTGCCGATTTACGGCAAGCTCGGCGACTTGTACGGCCGGCGCAAACTGATGCTGTTCGGCATGGGCCTGTTCACCCTCGCCTCGCTGTTCTGCGGCATGGCGCAAAGCATGGAGCAACTGGTGCTGGCGCGGATCCTTCAGGGTATCGGCGCCGGCGGGATGATTTCGGTGAGTCAGGCGATCATCGGCGACATCGTCCCGCCGCGCGAACGCGGACGTTACCAGGGTTACTTCAGCAGCATGTACGCGGTGGCCAGCGTCGCCGGCCCGGTGCTTGGCGGCTACATGACCGAATACCTGTCGTGGCGCTGGGTGTTTCTGATTAACCTGCCACTGGGCCTTGGCGCCTACTGGGTGGCGCGGCGCAATCTGCGCGGGCTACCGATTCCGCAGCGCAAACCGATCATCGACTACCTCGGCACGCTGTTGATGATCATCGGCCTGACCGCGCTGCTATTGGGCATCACTCAGGTAGGTCAGGGTCATGCCTGGCGCAGCAGCGAAGTGCTTGGCCTGTTCGCTTGTGCGGTAGTCGTGCTGGCGGTGTTTGTCTGGCACGAGCGGCGGGCGCGGGAGCCGTTGCTGCCGATGCACCTGTTCGCCAACCGCAACGCCTTGCTGTGCTGGTGCACGATTTTCTTCACCAGTTTCCAGGCGATCTCCTTGATTGTGCTGATGCCGTTGCGCTTTCAGAGCGTTACCGGGGCCGGGGCCGACAGCGCAGCATTGCATTTGCTGCCGTTGGCGATGGGGCTGCCGATCGGTGCCTATTTCGCCGGACGTCGCACCTCGATCACCGGGCGCTACAAACCGCAGATCCTGACCGGCGCGATGCTCATGCCGATGTCGATTCTTGGCATGGCGTTCAGCCCGCCCGAGGCGACCGTGATCAGCGGCTTGTTCATGTTGCTTTGCGGCATTTCCAGCGGTATGCAGTTTCCGACGTCGCTGGTCGGCACGCAAAATTCGGTGGAACAACGCGACATCGGCGTGGCCACCAGCACCACCAACCTGTTCCGCTCGCTGGGCGGCGCGGTGGGTGTGGCGTTGATGTCGGCGCTGTTGCTGGCGTTGCTGCAGGATTCCACTTTCGCGCATCTGGCGAGCAGTTCGCTGATCAGCGAGGGGCATTCGGGCAACGTGCTGCTGGATGGCCTGAACGCCGCTCCGGGGGATGCACAGAATGCCTTGCGCGCGGAGTTGCTGGTGACGTTCCGGCATTTGTTGTGGGTGAGTGCGGCGGTGTCTTTGCTCGGGCTGGCGGCGGCGATTGCGATGCCCAACAGCCTGCTGCGCGGCCGCGAGCACGGCGCCAAATAA
- a CDS encoding LysR family transcriptional regulator, producing the protein MDRLQAMRVFVTVVDLGSQSAAADHLDLSRPVVSRYLAELEDWVGARLMHRTTRKLSLTAAGSEILPRCRQMIELSSDMQAAVSEPHDAPRGLLRISVSTSFGQAQLADAMAAYVKRYPGVSIDLQMLDRTVNLVDERIDLAIRTSNDLDPNLIARRLTVCRSVVCAAPEYIGDNPPPQRVEDLSRHNCLTHSYFGKSLWHFEEDGEPVSVPVQGNISANEASTLLRATLAGAGVAMLPTYQAGVHIHNGELIRLLPHAEPRQMNIYAVYASRKHMPAALRSMLDFLVQRFPENPVWDVGF; encoded by the coding sequence ATGGATCGTCTCCAAGCAATGCGGGTGTTTGTCACCGTGGTAGATCTGGGCAGTCAGTCGGCGGCCGCCGATCATCTCGACCTGTCACGGCCGGTGGTGTCGCGTTATCTGGCGGAGCTGGAAGACTGGGTCGGCGCACGGCTGATGCACCGCACCACGCGCAAGTTGAGCCTGACCGCCGCCGGCAGTGAAATTCTGCCGCGCTGTCGGCAGATGATCGAACTGTCGAGCGACATGCAGGCCGCCGTCAGCGAACCGCACGATGCGCCGCGCGGCCTGCTGCGAATCAGCGTCAGCACTTCGTTCGGCCAGGCGCAATTGGCCGACGCGATGGCCGCGTATGTAAAACGCTATCCGGGTGTGAGCATCGATCTGCAAATGCTCGATCGCACGGTGAATCTGGTCGATGAGCGCATCGATCTGGCGATTCGCACCAGCAATGATCTCGATCCAAACCTGATCGCCCGGCGCTTGACCGTGTGTCGCTCGGTGGTGTGCGCGGCCCCGGAATATATAGGCGACAACCCGCCGCCGCAGCGGGTCGAAGACCTCAGCCGGCATAACTGCCTGACCCACTCGTATTTCGGCAAGAGCCTGTGGCATTTCGAAGAGGATGGCGAACCGGTATCGGTGCCGGTGCAGGGCAATATCAGCGCCAACGAGGCCAGTACATTGTTGCGCGCAACGCTGGCCGGCGCGGGGGTGGCGATGCTGCCGACTTATCAGGCCGGGGTGCATATTCACAACGGTGAACTGATCCGACTGCTGCCTCATGCCGAGCCACGGCAAATGAACATCTACGCGGTGTACGCCTCGCGCAAGCACATGCCGGCGGCGCTGCGCAGCATGCTGGATTTTCTGGTGCAGCGGTTTCCCGAGAACCCGGTGTGGGACGTGGGATTTTAA
- a CDS encoding ACT domain-containing protein, producing the protein MAGETSLTTLLRSMSPQLNAGEYVFCTLRDGQLPSGLEIVGSFREQEGLTVIVERAHAEQAGFSFDYVAAWITLNVHSALEAVGLTAAFATALGKAGISCNVIAGYYHDHLFVGQADAERAMQVLRDLAANAE; encoded by the coding sequence ATGGCTGGCGAAACCTCACTCACAACCCTGTTGCGCAGCATGAGCCCGCAACTCAATGCCGGCGAATACGTGTTCTGCACCCTGCGCGACGGCCAGTTGCCCAGTGGCCTGGAGATTGTCGGCAGCTTCCGCGAACAGGAAGGCCTGACGGTGATTGTCGAACGCGCCCACGCCGAGCAGGCCGGATTCAGCTTCGACTATGTCGCCGCGTGGATCACCCTCAACGTGCATTCGGCGCTGGAGGCGGTTGGCCTCACCGCCGCATTCGCCACGGCATTGGGCAAGGCCGGGATCAGTTGCAACGTGATCGCCGGTTACTACCACGACCATTTGTTCGTCGGCCAGGCCGATGCCGAGCGCGC
- a CDS encoding LysR family transcriptional regulator ArgP codes for MFDYKLLSALAAVVEQAGFERAAQVLGLSQSAISQRIKLLEARVGQPVLVRGTPPSPTEIGRRLLNHVQQVRLLERDLQTLVPALDEEGLPERLRIALNADSLATWWAQAVGDFCAEQHLLLDLIVEDQTVGLKRMRAGEVAACLCASERPVAGARSVLLGAMRYRALASPAFIERHFPDGVRAEQLPRTPALVFGPDDFLQHRYLASLGVDGGFEHHLCPSSEGFIRLTEAGLGWGLVPELQVREQLQRGELRELLPDKPIDVPLYWHHWRNGGQLLGLLTEQLVRASAQWLVPLKQP; via the coding sequence ATGTTCGACTACAAATTACTTTCTGCTCTGGCCGCCGTGGTCGAGCAGGCTGGATTCGAACGTGCCGCGCAGGTACTGGGTTTGTCGCAATCGGCGATCTCGCAGCGGATCAAATTGCTCGAAGCGCGGGTCGGCCAACCGGTGCTGGTGCGCGGCACACCGCCGTCGCCGACCGAGATTGGCCGGCGGCTGCTTAACCATGTGCAGCAGGTGCGATTGCTTGAGCGTGACTTGCAAACGCTGGTGCCAGCGTTGGACGAAGAGGGCCTGCCGGAGCGTTTGCGTATCGCGCTCAACGCCGACAGCCTCGCCACGTGGTGGGCGCAAGCGGTGGGCGACTTCTGCGCAGAACAGCATTTGTTGCTGGATCTGATCGTCGAAGACCAGACCGTCGGCCTCAAACGCATGCGTGCCGGAGAAGTGGCCGCATGCCTTTGCGCCAGTGAACGGCCGGTGGCCGGCGCGCGCAGTGTGCTGCTCGGCGCGATGCGTTATCGCGCACTGGCCAGCCCGGCGTTCATCGAACGGCATTTCCCGGATGGCGTGCGCGCCGAACAATTGCCGCGCACCCCGGCGCTGGTGTTCGGCCCGGACGACTTCCTCCAGCATCGCTATCTGGCATCGCTGGGTGTCGATGGTGGTTTCGAGCACCATTTATGCCCGTCCTCGGAAGGTTTTATCCGTCTGACCGAAGCCGGACTCGGCTGGGGCCTGGTGCCGGAACTGCAAGTGCGCGAGCAGTTGCAGCGTGGCGAATTGCGCGAGCTGTTGCCAGATAAACCGATCGACGTGCCGTTGTACTGGCATCATTGGCGCAATGGCGGTCAGTTGCTGGGCTTGCTGACCGAGCAATTGGTGCGTGCTTCTGCGCAATGGCTAGTGCCTTTAAAACAGCCATAA
- a CDS encoding NAD-dependent epimerase/dehydratase family protein, whose translation MKILVTGASGFIGGRFARFALEQGLDVRVNGRRAESVEHLVRRGAEFVPGDLTDPELVRELCSDVEAVVHCAGAVGLWGRYQDFHQGNVQVTENVVEACLKQRVRRLVHLSSPSIYFDGRDHLGLTEEQVPKRFKHHYAATKYLAEQKVFGAQEFGLETIALRPRFVTGAGDMSIFPRLLNMQRKGRLAIIGNGLNKVDFTSVQNLNEAMLSSLLAAGSALGKAYNISNGAPVPLWDVVNYVMRKMEVPQVTKYRSYGLAYSFAALNEGACKLWPGRPEPTLSRLGMQVMKKNFTLDISRARHYLDYDPKVSLWSALDEFCAWWKAQDIR comes from the coding sequence ATGAAAATTCTGGTCACCGGCGCAAGCGGCTTCATTGGCGGACGCTTTGCGCGTTTCGCCCTGGAGCAGGGCCTGGACGTGCGGGTCAACGGTCGCCGGGCCGAGAGCGTCGAGCATCTGGTACGCCGTGGTGCCGAATTTGTGCCCGGCGATCTGACCGATCCCGAGTTGGTCCGCGAACTGTGTTCCGACGTCGAAGCTGTGGTGCATTGCGCTGGCGCCGTCGGGCTTTGGGGACGTTATCAGGACTTCCATCAGGGCAACGTGCAGGTCACCGAAAACGTCGTCGAAGCCTGCCTCAAGCAGCGCGTCCGGCGTTTGGTGCACCTGTCGTCGCCATCGATTTACTTCGATGGCCGCGACCATTTGGGCCTGACCGAAGAGCAAGTGCCCAAACGCTTCAAGCATCACTATGCCGCGACCAAGTACCTGGCTGAGCAAAAAGTCTTCGGTGCGCAGGAATTCGGTCTCGAAACCATCGCCCTGCGCCCGCGTTTCGTCACCGGTGCCGGCGACATGAGTATCTTCCCGCGCCTGCTCAACATGCAGCGCAAGGGTCGGCTGGCGATCATCGGCAACGGTCTGAACAAGGTCGATTTCACCAGCGTGCAGAACCTCAACGAAGCCATGCTCAGCAGTCTGCTGGCGGCGGGGTCTGCGCTGGGCAAGGCCTACAACATCAGCAACGGCGCGCCTGTGCCGCTGTGGGATGTGGTCAATTACGTGATGCGCAAGATGGAAGTCCCACAGGTCACCAAGTACCGTTCCTACGGATTGGCCTATAGCTTCGCGGCGCTCAACGAAGGTGCGTGCAAACTCTGGCCGGGCCGGCCGGAACCAACGCTGTCGCGCTTGGGCATGCAAGTGATGAAAAAAAATTTCACCCTCGACATCAGCCGCGCCCGGCATTATCTGGACTACGATCCGAAAGTCAGCCTGTGGTCGGCGCTGGATGAGTTCTGCGCATGGTGGAAAGCGCAGGACATTCGCTGA
- a CDS encoding cache domain-containing protein, translated as MGFVHKFACLCLLLLAGFGPASAATAAKDDSQAAIALLEKALAYYHDNGDKAFAAFSRQGEFVDKDRYVFVVDTKGVMLASGGPSSALIGRDVSEVLGPDLQKAFKQALLVPEGNGIQQAEYRWQNQADGKVERKHVFYQRIGQRILAVGYYLPRASAEQAKALLDKAAVDLGKDEKGTLTAINSLKGGYLQDDLYVFVVDLNTQRYVAHGTNLRLVNTDFGKVRDPEGKPVGEPILALIGKQDDGEYEYRWKNPVTGKVEDKHAYLKKAGHFLVAVGYYSP; from the coding sequence ATGGGGTTTGTGCATAAATTCGCCTGTCTCTGTTTGCTGTTATTGGCCGGTTTCGGCCCGGCCAGCGCCGCGACCGCCGCCAAGGATGACAGCCAGGCGGCCATCGCTTTGCTGGAAAAGGCCTTGGCCTATTACCACGACAATGGCGACAAGGCGTTCGCCGCGTTCAGCCGCCAGGGCGAGTTTGTCGACAAGGATCGCTATGTATTCGTGGTCGACACCAAAGGCGTGATGCTCGCCAGCGGCGGGCCGTCGTCAGCGCTGATCGGGCGGGATGTCAGCGAAGTGCTCGGGCCGGACTTGCAGAAGGCGTTCAAGCAGGCGTTGCTGGTGCCTGAAGGCAACGGCATCCAGCAAGCCGAATACCGTTGGCAGAACCAGGCGGACGGCAAGGTCGAACGCAAGCATGTGTTTTATCAGCGCATCGGCCAGCGCATTCTGGCGGTCGGTTACTACTTGCCGCGCGCGTCGGCCGAGCAGGCCAAAGCCCTGCTGGATAAAGCGGCAGTTGATTTGGGCAAGGACGAGAAGGGCACGCTGACAGCGATCAATTCGCTCAAGGGCGGCTATCTGCAGGATGACTTGTATGTGTTCGTGGTCGATCTGAACACGCAGCGCTACGTTGCCCACGGCACCAACCTGCGGCTGGTCAATACCGATTTCGGCAAGGTCAGGGATCCGGAGGGCAAACCGGTCGGCGAGCCGATTCTGGCGCTGATCGGCAAGCAGGATGACGGTGAATACGAGTACCGCTGGAAGAACCCGGTGACCGGCAAGGTCGAGGACAAACATGCCTACCTGAAGAAGGCCGGGCATTTCCTCGTGGCCGTCGGTTACTACAGCCCTTGA
- a CDS encoding helix-turn-helix domain-containing protein: MNKPELSSIPVFKLYGESLDWPTPDLLHCETISSRSREHHWEIKPHRHADLCQLLFVFKGQAELEIEGQRTQLDTPAIQVLPPLSVHGFRFSEDVEGFIVTLATPLISHLQAQLGDSVQALACADSYPAGHDGDYLNSLFSALQAEYNGHQPAREMLMHSLVSVIMVWVSRQAIVRHKASQRPQRQREYLNGFIQLVEETYRQHVKVEDLAHRLGISVSHLNGTCRELAGQPALQIMHERQLLEAKRLLTYTSMTIYEMSELLGFSDPTNFTRLFRRRVGISPKAFRDRLKTEQ, from the coding sequence ATGAACAAGCCTGAGCTGTCCTCGATTCCGGTGTTCAAGCTCTACGGTGAAAGCCTGGACTGGCCGACCCCTGACTTGCTGCACTGTGAAACCATTTCCTCACGCAGCCGCGAACATCATTGGGAAATCAAACCCCACCGCCACGCCGATTTGTGCCAGTTGCTCTTCGTCTTCAAAGGTCAGGCAGAGCTTGAGATCGAAGGTCAGCGCACGCAACTCGACACCCCGGCCATTCAGGTCCTGCCACCGTTGTCGGTGCATGGCTTTCGTTTTTCCGAGGACGTCGAAGGCTTCATCGTTACCCTGGCCACGCCATTGATCAGTCACTTGCAGGCGCAATTGGGTGATTCGGTGCAGGCACTGGCCTGCGCGGACAGCTACCCGGCCGGCCACGACGGCGATTATCTCAACAGTCTGTTTTCGGCGTTGCAGGCCGAGTACAACGGCCATCAACCGGCGCGGGAAATGCTCATGCATTCGCTGGTCAGCGTGATCATGGTCTGGGTCAGCCGCCAGGCGATCGTCCGCCACAAAGCCAGCCAGCGGCCGCAACGTCAGCGCGAATACCTCAATGGCTTCATTCAGTTGGTCGAGGAGACTTATCGCCAACACGTCAAGGTCGAAGACCTGGCGCATCGCCTGGGGATTTCGGTGTCGCACCTCAACGGCACGTGCCGTGAGCTGGCCGGGCAACCGGCGTTGCAGATCATGCACGAGCGGCAGTTGCTGGAAGCCAAGCGTTTGCTGACGTACACCAGCATGACGATTTACGAGATGTCGGAATTGTTGGGGTTTTCCGATCCGACCAACTTCACGCGCCTGTTCCGCCGCAGGGTCGGGATCTCACCAAAAGCCTTCCGCGATCGCTTGAAGACCGAACAGTAA
- a CDS encoding ATPase, whose amino-acid sequence MSMRNDAHDDFDDVPSLRADTFDDDDIPTTARTSVHSRTPPVVKVKAASTGPLWALVGALFFAFIGLAWWSFQQISLMEQQLVATQESFARISEEAAGRLQDISGKVVASQSNVTSDSEALKLQIKQLEGKLLDQSKEQQGVAGQASDLDKRLAQMTAQTSEQQNANSQLQAQVKALSAELATLKSTPADTSKVDTQLKAFDAQFKSLGADIAALKKQGNPSAAIDRLEQEIVVLKSEQDNRPAAPQGGAANTAEFDAFRGQMTRNLNTLQAQIQNLQQQINSRP is encoded by the coding sequence ATGTCCATGCGTAATGATGCCCACGACGATTTCGATGATGTCCCGAGCCTGCGTGCCGACACTTTCGACGACGATGACATTCCGACCACCGCGCGCACCTCCGTGCATTCGCGCACGCCGCCTGTGGTCAAGGTCAAGGCGGCCAGCACCGGGCCGCTGTGGGCACTGGTCGGCGCGTTGTTTTTTGCCTTCATCGGTCTGGCCTGGTGGAGTTTTCAGCAGATTTCCCTGATGGAGCAGCAACTGGTGGCGACCCAGGAAAGTTTTGCCCGCATCAGCGAAGAAGCGGCAGGGCGCCTGCAGGATATTTCCGGCAAGGTGGTGGCCAGTCAGAGCAACGTCACCAGTGACAGCGAAGCGTTGAAACTGCAGATCAAACAGCTGGAAGGCAAGTTGCTCGATCAGAGCAAAGAGCAGCAAGGCGTGGCCGGTCAGGCCAGCGATCTCGACAAGCGCCTGGCGCAGATGACCGCGCAGACCTCCGAGCAGCAGAACGCCAACAGCCAGTTGCAGGCGCAGGTCAAAGCCTTGAGTGCAGAATTGGCGACGCTGAAAAGCACCCCGGCCGATACCAGCAAGGTCGACACGCAGTTGAAGGCTTTCGATGCGCAGTTCAAAAGCCTCGGCGCCGATATCGCGGCGTTGAAGAAGCAAGGTAATCCGAGTGCCGCGATCGATCGGCTGGAGCAGGAAATCGTCGTACTCAAAAGCGAGCAGGACAACCGGCCGGCAGCGCCTCAGGGCGGCGCCGCGAATACCGCTGAGTTTGATGCGTTTCGCGGTCAGATGACCCGCAACCTCAACACCTTGCAGGCGCAGATCCAGAACTTGCAGCAGCAGATCAATTCCCGCCCGTAG